The Microbacterium natoriense genomic interval GTTGTCAAAGTCGTCGAACTCACCTCCACCGGAGTCAAGACAGGATTCCGCGGCCTCATCGACGCCATCCGCGACACCCACATCAACGTCACCGTCAAACCGACCACCGTCCCGGGCACCCTCAACACGACCCTCGATATCACCCACCTCGACACCCCCGTGAAGCCCGGAACGGCTGTCTCCGACGCACTCGGACTCGAGACGGTGCGGCCGGAGCCGCTCACGGGTGGGGACGGTTCGGGTACTACCAGCCATGAGGTGAAGCCGCCCCGTGTCATCAACGGGAGCGACCCGGTATCGGTTCCGGAGACCGTCGGCCCCAGCCATGCCCCCGAGTCGTACACTTCCGAACAGCGGGCCGAGGCATGGGAGAACGCATGGCGGAACGAGGACGGTGTGCGCGTCGATCCGCGAACGGGCGCGCCTCTCGTCGAGTTCAACCGCGCAGGTGGTGCTGGGTGGGAGATGCGCTGGGTTCCCGAGTGGAACGAATGGGTCGCTTTCAACAAGGGCGATGGCTGGGGCACGACACCCCGTCCGATCCCTCCAGAGTTCGACGTCGACCTCACCCGCGCCAGCCAATACGCCTCGAACGACGTGCACTACCCGGGCGAGTATCCACCCCACACGCCAGACGCGACCTACACGAAAGGCTCGGACGAGTCCGGGTGGGCTCCGGTGAATCGCGGCGACGACAAGCCCTGGATGCACGCACAGGAGCAGATCTCCGGCATCCTCCGCGACGACAACGGACACCTCCTCGAATGGCACCAAGTCGATCCCGACACCAGTCGGATCGTTGAATTCGACGGGCACACATGGCGCGGAGGGCCCCCACCCGTCGAAGTCTTCCTCGAGGTCAAGGACGGCTACTCGATACTTCACTGGGCGCCGGAGAGTCTGCGTGCATTGTCGCAAGCAGAGAGCATTGTTGATCAGATCGGCCGACAACTCGACTCGCTTCCCAACGGTGCGATCTTGGAATGGCATGTCACAGATCCGTGGGGTGCGGCAGCAATACGCCGTATTCTCCTCGAGAATCAGATCGTTGACGTGGAAGTGGTTTACACGCCACGGATAGGCTGAGAGCGATGGAAACAGTAGACAAGAAGATTGCGCTGGGGTCGTGGGTGTCCACTTCAGAGCCGACTGAGTGGATTGCCGCACGAACTGACCAGCTACTGCAAGGCTTGACGAAGAGCGTTGGTGCCTCGGGCTGGGAACTGTCTCTTCCTTCGGGCGCATCCGAGGATCCCGATGCGCCCATTCGTCGTGTGCCGTGGGAAGGGGACAAGCGCGCATTGGTAGCCAAGTGCCCGGTATCCGCGAGCTTCAGGTCGGCTAGCTTGGACGAAGGATATGCGCTGCATCTGTATGGGCAGACTCCAGATGAGTGCTCGGTTAAGGTGCGTGTGCGCGCAGGCGATTCGAGCTTGGGTAAGCGGACACCGGGGCACACCGTCCACGTCGAGTTCGTTGCGCCGGCCCGGTTCGCGATCCCCGATGATGTTGCGGGCACGCTGGTCCACTCGATTGTTGTCGCCTTCGATCCACAAACGGCTTCCCAAGTGGATGTCGGAATCGTTGAACTGGCTCGGCGCGGTGGTTGGAAGGTCGTGCCTTCGTACCGTCTCTGGCTGCGGCACGATGTCCTTGTCGATGCGGCACTTCCTGCCGGCATGACGTCGGAGCGTGTGGGCGAGGGGTGGCTGTATACGGTTCCCGACGATGTTGCACGGGAGCAAGTCGTTGCCCTTCACGAAGAGTTCCGCGTACTGAATGGGCTGGACACTCTGCCGCACTGAGAGTGTCGGAGCGCGGGATTCGCAAGTGGCAATCAAAGAACTCGAGGACCAGCTCCTGAACGACACCAGCCCTCTCCCAACGCGTGATGGGATCTGGAACATGGGGCACATTCCCACCAAGAAGTACTCTGATCTGCGAGCTCAGTACTTGAACCAGTGGGATCAGTTGGCATCTCGTCCGGTTCTAGGGCAGTAGTTCAGGTACCACAGCCGGATAGACGAATGTCGAACCCCTACCAGTGCCCGCACGTCCAAGCCGGCGGCGTCCCCTTGTCGCCGCCGCCGTCTGTGCGTTCTGGAGTGGGTGTTCATGATGTCGGCAGCGTCCCTCCCTCGTATGCGCCTCCGGGTGCTCCGGGGTCCGTACAAGTTCCTCCGGTAGTACCGCCGCCTGGATATGAGTAGGCTGCGCGTCCAGCGCCGACCGGGATGAAGTCGTGGGCTCTGGGGTTCCTTGCGTACATTCCGTTCCCGCTCGTGAGCGTGCTGATCGCGGCAATCGTGATGGTGTGCGTGTATCCGTCGACGCGGCGGAAGGGAGTGCCGTTGGCGACGCAGAATGCGCGGATCGCGGCGAACTGGGGCGATCATCGCCTACTATGCAGTCTCCGCGCTGTACATGGTTGGTCTGTCTTGGGTGTTCCCTGAGACAGCGGTTCCCAGGAAGGTGGCGGGGACCAGTTCTGCGGGCCGTCGTTGGATGACATGGAGACAGCGGCGACGGTGTTCTCCGTCGCGGTGCCGGGTCAGACGAACAAGGCTCAGATCGAGAATCGTCTCGCTCTGATCGAGAAGATCGAGGCGCCGGCCGATCTGGCAGACGACCTTGACGTCTGGACGGGGTACCTCGAGGCCGTGGCCGGCACGATCGACGCCGAGGATCCGTCAGAGGCGCTCGCGGCGTACCGTGACGACCTTGCAGTCAAGCCTGCCGGAACAGCGCTGTTCGACCAGTATGTCGACGGGCGCATGAAGTCGGAGTTACACGCGGCCAGGTCGGAGTCGAATCGGGATACCTGCATCTCGAAGCGCGCTGAGGATGGTGTGGGGTGCATATTCCAGGCATCGCCCGATAGTCATAGCAGACTCGCCGTTCGCGTAGAGCTTCGCAGCGTGCGCCGCGTCAGCGTCGCTCATCCTGCATACCGTCTCGATACCCCGCGCGGCCAGGTGCTTCCCCGCGCTCTGTCGACTGATCCGGAAATCGTCCGCCACCACCTTGGCGCTGCGCACCTCTTGGAACCGACCCGCCAGCTGGTCGATCTCCTCTTCACGCAGTTGCCGGGCACGGATCGCCATCGCAGGGCGGATCGACTGAGACCGATGCGATCGCTGCACGTTGTCGATCAGAACCTCTGGACTTCCTGCTCAAGGCGGACCAGTTCGACATCGTCGTTCGGACGTCGAGGGCACTAGATGGGTTGTGTCGGAAGATCGCTACGGTGGTAGAGATCCACGCCGATGGCACTGTGATCACCCACCCCGCACTCTGAGGAGAGACCGAAACATGATCGAATGGCGTTTTTGTGGTCGGTTTTCCCAGAATGTTCAGGATGCGTTCCCGGAGGACACAGGGCTTTCGTGGATCGATGAAGCTGAGGCTCGTCGCCGCTACCACGATCCTGCGAAGGAGTTGACGGTCGTTCCGGAGGAGGACGCTACTACGGGTATCGTTCCCTGGTTCATCACGGTCACGACCAAGGAATTTCCTTCGTTCACGGTGACTTATCAGCAGCCTCCTGGAGTGCCGAGCGTCCGGGTTTGGTGGAAAGATCTTGAGGATGGTCGTCTGTTCGCCCATCGCACGGAACTTTGGGATTACCCGACTGAGCACAATCCGATCGTGCGGTTGCGTCAGAGTGATGCGTTGATGCATTTCGTCACGCGGAACAAGGAAGATGGCACTGGGCGCCTTACGATTCACGAGAAGGGCAGCACTCGGGTGACGACGGCGGATCGGAAGTTTGATGCTGCATTGCTCTATGCGCCTGTCCCGGAGTGGGGGCAGTGGGATCAGTTGGCATCGCGGCCGGTTCCAGGGCAGTAGTTCAGGTACCAGAGTCGGATAGACGAATGTCGACCCCTACCAGCGCCTGCACGTCCAAGCCGGCGGCGTCCCCTTGTCGCCGCTGCCGTTAAGGTCGTCGTGGTCGGCACGAAGGTTGGCTCGTTCGTGGTCCGCGGTGTTGCCGGTGTCGCAGAGTTCGTGATCCCTGCGGGATCCCACCTCGTCACCGGAGTTGTCAAAGTCGTCGAACTCACCTCCACCGGAGTCAAGACAGGATTCCGCGGCCTCATCGACGCCATCCGCGACACCCACATCAACGTCACCGTCAAACCGACCACCGTCCCGGGCACCCTCAACACGACCCTCGATATCACCCACCTCGATACCCCCGTGAAGCCCGGAACGGCTGTCTCCGATGCGTTCGGACTCGAGACCGTCAAGATAAAGCCTGATGTGCCTGACGCGCCCGTAGACACGAAGCCGCACTCTTCGGTGGACGTCAAACCTGATGTGCCCGAGCCCGTGCGTCCGGCCGAGCCTGTTGACGGCGGAGGAACGAAGCCGCAGTACGACCCAGATGCGCCGGTGAGCAAGACCGTCAACCAGGCGGACTCTCCCGGCGGCAAGGGGTCCTACTCGAACCAGGACATCATTGATGCGTACAACCGTGCGCCGGTGAACGAACAAGGCGTCCCCGTCGATCACCGCACAGGAGAGCCGCTGTACCCGGACGGCGAGAACGGCCGTGGTTGGCACATGAAGTGGGATCCGAACGCCGAAAGGTGGGTCGCCGAGAACCCAGGCCTCGGCCCCGGAGAATCCGGATACCTCCCGCCCCGTGCGCCCGAGAGTATCTGGAATGAGTACCAGGACGCACTCAAGACTGACCCGGCCATCGACCCGCCCTATGGGTACGACCACAATGGCAACCGCCTCCCGTACGCCAACTATCGGCCGCCGGTGTCCGATCGCACCGTCCGGGAAGTCTGGTGGGAGGCCGTTAAGCGCTGGGTTATCGACGACGGTGCCGCCGAAGTCCGTGTGACGGATATCAACGACCTAGAAGTTGACGTGCGCTGGGAGAACAACTCGTCCTACCGTGACATCCTGGATCAATTGAAGACGCGCATCGATGAGTTCGCGGATGGAAAGATAACCGAAGTTGACTACGAAGCGGCAATCAAAGAACTCGAGGACCAGTTTCTGAACGACACCAGCCCCCTCCCAACGCGGGACGGGATCTGGGACATGGGGCACATCCCTGAACAGAAGTACTCCACGTTGCGCGATGATTACTTGAATCACCGGATTGACTTGGAGAAGTTCCTTCAGGAGGCCACTGGTACCAAGAGCTTCCAAGTTGAAGACCCCCTTCGCAATCGATCCCATACAGATGAGTCCGGTTCGGCGACGAGCGTCGAGGAAGAATGGTAATGACCAAGCCCCACCCGTGGTACACCGCCCAGGGCGAGTCGTACGAGGATTTCTTGGCCGTCTATGATCCGAGTTGGGCTACCAGCGTCGAACCAGATGGCCGGACTGCTTTGGCTGGTGCCGTTGCAAACAACGACCCGATTGCGCGAGTCGCGATAGCCAACCGTCTGTTGGATGACGGCGCAAACCCGGCTGTACATCAGCCGTTCAGTAGCGTTCTCCACAACCTCCTCAGTAAGAAGAATCTGGATCCTGTTCGGGATGCGGCGCTGCTTCGCCGTCTGCTAGACGGAGGCGCTGATGTGAACCTCTCCGTGCCGAAGCACGGACGCCCGTTCAGCGTCTTTCTGCAGCAGTCTGGGCTTCGTCCGGCGGACCGTCAGCCGTTCTATGACGTGTTGTTCTCTCGCGATGACCTTGATTTGGCGAGTAGGCGTAAAGACACGGGGCTCACGTATGGGGCGTACTTGGTCTATTGGGCTGCGAATCGGAGCTTGCGGGTCGGTGGTTCTGATGGGATCGAGGATCGCATTCGAGCGCATCTGACCGCACATGGATACGATCCGGAGCAGATCCTGCACCCTACCGCCGCGGAGGTATCGGAGAATCGGTCCCGAAGCAGTTGAACACGCTGGTGTCAGTGCTTGGATGGAGGATGGTGTGATGGCGTTCTGGAACAAGAAGAGTAGCGAGTCGAGCGACAGCGACGTGATTGAGTTCGTCCCGAACGCGGGGTTGTGTCTTGT includes:
- a CDS encoding GH-E family nuclease — its product is MVGTKVGSFVVRGVAGVAEFVIPAGSHLVTGVVKVVELTSTGVKTGFRGLIDAIRDTHINVTVKPTTVPGTLNTTLDITHLDTPVKPGTAVSDAFGLETVKIKPDVPDAPVDTKPHSSVDVKPDVPEPVRPAEPVDGGGTKPQYDPDAPVSKTVNQADSPGGKGSYSNQDIIDAYNRAPVNEQGVPVDHRTGEPLYPDGENGRGWHMKWDPNAERWVAENPGLGPGESGYLPPRAPESIWNEYQDALKTDPAIDPPYGYDHNGNRLPYANYRPPVSDRTVREVWWEAVKRWVIDDGAAEVRVTDINDLEVDVRWENNSSYRDILDQLKTRIDEFADGKITEVDYEAAIKELEDQFLNDTSPLPTRDGIWDMGHIPEQKYSTLRDDYLNHRIDLEKFLQEATGTKSFQVEDPLRNRSHTDESGSATSVEEEW